The following is a genomic window from Desulfofarcimen acetoxidans DSM 771.
GTTGTATGGGAGTGTAATAGCCAAACCAAGGGTCAAAAACACCTCCCTGTCACAATATATGATCGTATGATCTATATTGCAAAAAGCGAAGATGAGTACCTCTTCTCTGCGGGTCAAACGGCTAGCCAACGGCTGCGGCAATACGCTTCAGATTGGGGAATCCCACTGGGCCAGATAACAGATACAGGCATACCCTTAGCAAAAGCAATATACCGGGCGCAGCCTATTTGGTCAATGATTATGTCAGATTTAAAAGAGACAGTTACTAAAGGTGGCAAAATGTATCGGCCTCGAATGACACCTGAAGGCCTTGAACTGCTCGCATTAGGTAGCAATGAAACGGTCTGGGTACTGGAGAAAGAGCAAAATATTGAAGAAATTGGCCAACTCCGGACATTGGAAGGAGCGGTTACACAGGTTAAGGTTTTAGGTAATGCACCGGAGGACCAGCGGTCCCCGGTTCTTGCCTTAGTTAAAGGTGAGACGGATAAGTATGGCACCCTGCAAAAAGTGCTATCCGACAGCAAGCTCACCGATTCCGGTGCTGCCAAGTCTGCAGGTGAAGATTTATTATCGGGAGTACAAGAGACATTTACCGTTACAGGTATTGATATAAACGCCATCCGGGCCGGAGATAAGGTGCAATTCAACTCCATGGAACTGCTGGTCGCATCAATTAAGCATGAACTG
Proteins encoded in this region:
- a CDS encoding XkdQ/YqbQ family protein, producing MINPGLNKYEFVLDNKYFLRELLENVTMEDSLDEIAYRATVKMIITSDFPGIAPGQEARVSGVPFGGSSMIYLLHPGVVWECNSQTKGQKHLPVTIYDRMIYIAKSEDEYLFSAGQTASQRLRQYASDWGIPLGQITDTGIPLAKAIYRAQPIWSMIMSDLKETVTKGGKMYRPRMTPEGLELLALGSNETVWVLEKEQNIEEIGQLRTLEGAVTQVKVLGNAPEDQRSPVLALVKGETDKYGTLQKVLSDSKLTDSGAAKSAGEDLLSGVQETFTVTGIDINAIRAGDKVQFNSMELLVASIKHELGSPGHMTAVLASEDYIRRRYYARSF